Proteins from one Phyllobacterium zundukense genomic window:
- a CDS encoding branched-chain amino acid ABC transporter substrate-binding protein: MKKSLLSGVALAAMLALSGNAYADLLIGVGGPLTGPNAAFGAQLQKGAEAAIAEINAAGGINGEQVKLSLGDDVSDPKQGISVANKFVADGVKFVIGHFNSGVSIPASEVYAENGILEITPAATNPVFTERKLWNTFRTCGRDDQQGVVAGTYIAEKFKDAKIAVVHDKTPYGQGLADETKKTLNAKGMKEAMYEGVNVGDKDFSALIAKAKQAGVTVLYWGGLHTEAGLIIRQLADQGLKVTFISGDGIVSNELASIAGDAVAGTLNTFGPDPSKNPANKELVEKFRAQGFEPEAYTLYAYAAAQVIADAAKAAGSNDPETVAKTMKEKGPFKTVLGDIAFDEKGDPKLPGYVMYEWKKGEDGKYSYFQQ; this comes from the coding sequence ATGAAGAAGTCACTATTATCGGGCGTTGCACTTGCTGCAATGCTCGCCTTGAGCGGCAACGCCTATGCCGATCTTTTGATCGGTGTCGGTGGACCGTTGACCGGACCGAATGCCGCTTTTGGTGCACAATTGCAGAAGGGTGCAGAAGCAGCTATCGCTGAGATCAACGCAGCTGGCGGTATTAATGGTGAGCAGGTCAAACTGTCACTTGGCGATGACGTTTCGGATCCAAAACAGGGCATTTCCGTTGCCAACAAGTTTGTTGCTGACGGTGTGAAGTTCGTTATCGGCCACTTCAATTCCGGCGTTTCGATCCCGGCATCTGAAGTCTATGCTGAAAACGGCATTCTGGAAATCACGCCTGCTGCGACCAACCCGGTCTTCACAGAGCGCAAATTGTGGAACACTTTCCGCACTTGCGGACGGGACGATCAGCAGGGTGTCGTAGCTGGTACGTACATTGCAGAGAAGTTCAAGGACGCCAAGATCGCGGTTGTCCATGACAAGACACCATATGGCCAGGGCCTCGCGGACGAAACCAAGAAGACGCTGAATGCCAAGGGCATGAAGGAAGCAATGTACGAAGGCGTTAACGTCGGCGATAAAGACTTCTCCGCTCTGATCGCCAAGGCCAAGCAAGCCGGTGTTACGGTTCTCTATTGGGGTGGTCTGCATACGGAAGCTGGCCTGATTATCCGTCAGCTTGCTGATCAGGGTCTGAAAGTCACGTTCATCTCCGGAGATGGCATCGTTTCGAATGAACTTGCTTCGATCGCTGGCGATGCGGTTGCGGGTACGTTGAACACGTTCGGCCCGGATCCGAGCAAGAACCCAGCCAACAAGGAACTCGTTGAAAAGTTCCGCGCACAGGGCTTCGAGCCGGAAGCCTATACGCTCTACGCCTATGCAGCAGCACAGGTCATCGCAGACGCAGCGAAAGCCGCGGGATCGAACGATCCTGAGACCGTTGCAAAAACGATGAAGGAAAAGGGTCCCTTCAAGACCGTTCTTGGCGATATCGCTTTTGATGAAAAGGGCGATCCCAAGCTTCCAGGCTACGTCATGTACGAATGGAAGAAGGGCGAAGACGGCAAGTACAGCTATTTCCAGCAATAA
- a CDS encoding branched-chain amino acid ABC transporter substrate-binding protein → MTKLLFPCMVAATMLIFTGSAGADILVGIGAPLTGPNAAMGAQIKRGVEAATAAINDAGGINGEKIDLAFGDDVSDPKQGISVANKFVADGAKIVIGHYNSGVSIPASEVYAENGILQVTPASTNPKYTERGLWNTFRTCGRDDQQGKVAGAYIADHFKDAKIAIVNDKTPYGQGLADETKKALNAQGITEVLNEGVHTGDKDFSALISKVKEAGVTVFYWGGVHTEAGLIMRQLADQGLKVQFISGAAIVSNELASIAGDAVIGTLNTFGPDPRNNPANKELIEKFRADGFEPEAFTLYAYGALQAIAAAANVAETNDPELISKSLKEKGPFKTVLGDLAFDEKGDPKFPGYVMYEWKKGPDGKIGYFQQ, encoded by the coding sequence ATGACGAAGCTACTTTTCCCCTGTATGGTTGCAGCAACAATGCTCATATTCACCGGTTCCGCTGGCGCCGACATACTCGTCGGCATTGGGGCTCCACTCACTGGACCGAATGCGGCCATGGGTGCGCAGATCAAGCGAGGGGTAGAGGCTGCTACCGCTGCCATCAACGATGCCGGCGGTATCAATGGTGAGAAGATCGATCTAGCCTTCGGCGATGATGTTTCCGATCCGAAGCAAGGTATTTCCGTTGCAAACAAATTCGTGGCCGATGGCGCGAAGATCGTTATTGGTCACTATAATTCGGGCGTATCGATACCAGCATCGGAAGTTTATGCGGAGAATGGCATCCTGCAGGTAACCCCGGCGTCGACCAATCCGAAATATACCGAGCGGGGTCTCTGGAACACGTTCCGAACCTGTGGCCGCGATGACCAGCAAGGGAAAGTCGCCGGGGCATATATCGCCGATCATTTCAAGGACGCGAAGATCGCCATCGTCAATGACAAGACGCCCTACGGCCAGGGTCTCGCCGATGAAACCAAGAAAGCACTGAACGCCCAAGGCATCACCGAAGTGCTCAACGAGGGGGTCCATACCGGTGACAAGGATTTCTCGGCGCTGATCAGCAAAGTGAAGGAAGCCGGTGTTACCGTATTCTATTGGGGCGGTGTACACACGGAAGCGGGCCTGATCATGCGTCAATTGGCGGATCAGGGCCTTAAAGTACAATTCATCTCAGGTGCGGCGATCGTCTCAAATGAGCTGGCTTCGATAGCAGGCGATGCCGTCATTGGTACGCTCAATACATTTGGTCCGGATCCACGCAATAACCCGGCGAACAAGGAACTGATCGAGAAGTTCAGGGCGGACGGTTTTGAGCCGGAAGCATTCACGTTGTATGCCTATGGCGCGCTTCAGGCCATCGCCGCCGCGGCAAACGTCGCAGAAACAAACGATCCGGAGTTGATATCCAAATCATTGAAAGAAAAGGGGCCGTTCAAGACGGTGCTAGGTGATCTGGCGTTTGATGAGAAGGGCGATCCAAAATTCCCGGGCTACGTCATGTATGAATGGAAAAAGGGCCCCGACGGCAAGATCGGTTATTTCCAGCAGTAA
- the pyc gene encoding pyruvate carboxylase, with product MPIKKILVANRSEIAIRVFRAANELGMKTVAIWAEEDKLALHRFKADESYQVGRGPHLAKDMGPIESYLSIEEIIRVAKLSGADAIHPGYGLLSESPEFAEACGEAGIIFIGPKPETMRRLGNKVAARNLAIDIGVPVVPATEPLPDDMEAVKAMAVEIGYPVMLKASWGGGGRGMRAIFSPDDLAREVTEGKREAKAAFGKDEVYLEKLVQRARHVEVQILGDTHRNAVHLFERDCSIQRRNQKVVERAPAPYLTDSQRKEICDYGLKIAKETSYIGAGTIEFLMDADTNEFYFIEVNPRIQVEHTVTEEVTGIDIVKAQIRILEGAAIGTPESGVPAQKDIKLNGHALQCRITTEDPEQNFIPDYGRITAYRGATGFGIRLDGGTAYSGAVITRFYDPLLEKITAWSPTAEETIHRMHRALREFRIRGVATNLTFLEAIITHPKFLDNSYTTKFIDTTPELFEQVKRQDRATKLLTYLADVTVNGHPETKGRAMPSKDAALPRVPFVETPIPDGTKQLLDQLGPQKFAEWMRNEKRVLFTDTTMRDGHQSLLATRMRTYDIARVAGTYARALPQLFSLECWGGATFDVAMRFLTEDPWERLAEIREGAPNILLQMLLRGANGVGYKSYPDNVVKYFVRQAAKGGVDVFRVFDSLNWVENMRVTMDAVVEENKLCEAAICYTGDILNSARPKYDLKYYVDLAQQVEKAGAHIIALKDMAGLLKPNAAKVLFKALREATDLPLHFHTHDTSGIAAATVLAAVDAGVDVVDAAMDALSGNTSQPCLGSIVEALKGTERDPGLDPEWIRRISFYWEAVRTQYAAFESDLKGPASEVYLHEMPGGQFTNLKEQARSLGLETRWHEVAQTYADVNQMFGDIVKVTPSSKVVGDMALMMVSQDLSVADVKNPDKDIAFPDSVVSMMRGDLGQPPKGWPKDIQTKILKGEKPFTERPGALLGPANLDAERKEIETKLERKISDQEFASYLMYPKVFTDFAITHNTYGPTSVLPTHVYFYGLAQEEEVFLDIERGKTLVVRNQAVGEPDDKGMCTVFFEMNGQPRRVKVPDRARAGSGAGVRRKAELGNDKQVGAPMPGIISTVGIASGQKVNAGDVLLSIEAMKMETALRAERDGTIVEVHVRAGDQIDAKDLLVVYE from the coding sequence TTGCCTATCAAGAAAATACTTGTCGCCAATCGATCAGAGATTGCCATTCGCGTTTTCCGTGCGGCCAACGAACTTGGCATGAAAACCGTGGCGATCTGGGCGGAAGAAGACAAGCTTGCGTTGCACCGCTTCAAGGCGGACGAGTCGTATCAGGTGGGTCGTGGTCCGCATCTGGCCAAGGACATGGGGCCCATCGAAAGTTATCTCTCAATCGAGGAGATCATCCGGGTCGCGAAGCTCTCGGGCGCCGATGCTATCCATCCAGGCTACGGTCTTCTGTCAGAAAGCCCCGAATTTGCCGAAGCGTGTGGCGAGGCTGGTATTATCTTCATCGGTCCAAAGCCGGAGACCATGCGACGCCTTGGTAACAAGGTTGCCGCGCGCAATCTGGCAATTGACATAGGCGTTCCAGTGGTGCCGGCCACCGAGCCCTTGCCGGACGACATGGAAGCCGTGAAAGCGATGGCCGTGGAGATCGGCTATCCGGTGATGCTGAAGGCGTCATGGGGTGGCGGCGGACGCGGCATGCGTGCAATTTTTTCGCCGGACGACCTTGCCCGCGAAGTCACCGAGGGTAAGCGCGAAGCCAAGGCCGCTTTTGGCAAGGATGAGGTTTATCTTGAAAAGCTCGTGCAACGCGCCCGTCACGTTGAAGTACAGATTCTTGGCGACACGCACCGCAATGCGGTGCACCTTTTTGAGCGCGATTGCTCGATTCAGCGACGGAACCAGAAGGTAGTCGAACGCGCTCCAGCGCCTTACCTCACGGACAGCCAACGCAAGGAAATATGCGACTACGGCCTGAAGATTGCTAAGGAAACCAGCTATATCGGCGCGGGCACCATCGAGTTCCTGATGGATGCCGATACCAATGAGTTCTACTTCATCGAAGTGAACCCACGAATCCAGGTCGAGCACACTGTCACCGAAGAGGTGACTGGTATCGACATCGTCAAGGCGCAGATTCGCATTCTTGAAGGTGCGGCCATTGGCACGCCGGAATCGGGCGTACCCGCGCAAAAAGATATCAAGCTCAACGGCCACGCCTTGCAGTGCCGCATCACCACGGAGGATCCGGAACAGAATTTCATTCCGGATTATGGTCGCATCACTGCCTATCGGGGCGCTACGGGTTTCGGTATCAGACTTGATGGTGGTACGGCTTATTCCGGCGCCGTGATAACACGCTTTTACGATCCGCTGTTGGAAAAGATTACAGCCTGGTCGCCAACAGCCGAAGAAACGATCCACAGGATGCATCGTGCGCTGCGCGAGTTCCGTATCCGCGGTGTCGCCACAAACCTGACCTTCCTTGAAGCGATCATCACACACCCGAAGTTTCTCGATAATTCCTATACGACCAAGTTCATCGATACGACGCCCGAACTCTTTGAACAGGTGAAGCGCCAAGACCGTGCAACCAAACTTTTGACCTATCTTGCCGACGTGACCGTCAATGGTCATCCGGAGACCAAGGGCAGGGCTATGCCCTCCAAAGATGCGGCACTGCCGCGCGTTCCTTTCGTCGAAACGCCCATCCCCGATGGGACCAAGCAACTGCTTGATCAACTCGGACCGCAAAAGTTTGCCGAGTGGATGCGCAACGAAAAGCGCGTGCTGTTTACGGACACTACGATGCGTGACGGGCACCAATCACTCTTGGCTACGCGAATGCGGACCTATGATATTGCTCGCGTTGCCGGCACTTATGCACGCGCCCTGCCACAACTTTTCTCGCTGGAATGCTGGGGTGGTGCTACTTTTGATGTGGCCATGCGATTCCTGACGGAAGACCCGTGGGAGCGCCTCGCTGAAATCCGCGAGGGGGCGCCAAATATCCTTCTGCAAATGCTGCTGCGTGGCGCAAACGGCGTTGGTTACAAAAGCTATCCGGACAATGTCGTCAAATATTTCGTACGCCAGGCGGCAAAGGGTGGTGTGGATGTTTTCCGCGTGTTCGACAGTTTGAACTGGGTTGAGAACATGCGCGTCACCATGGATGCGGTGGTCGAAGAGAACAAGCTGTGCGAAGCAGCCATCTGCTATACGGGCGACATCCTCAACTCGGCGCGGCCAAAATACGATCTGAAATATTACGTCGACCTGGCACAGCAGGTGGAGAAGGCTGGGGCACATATCATTGCCCTCAAGGACATGGCGGGTCTTCTGAAGCCAAATGCTGCGAAGGTTTTGTTCAAGGCATTGCGCGAAGCAACCGACCTGCCGCTGCATTTCCACACACACGACACGTCGGGCATTGCCGCAGCAACGGTTCTTGCAGCGGTGGATGCTGGTGTTGACGTGGTTGACGCTGCAATGGATGCGCTCTCCGGCAATACCTCGCAGCCATGCCTCGGTTCAATCGTTGAGGCGTTGAAAGGTACGGAGCGCGATCCCGGCCTTGATCCCGAATGGATTCGCCGGATTTCTTTCTACTGGGAGGCTGTACGAACCCAATACGCGGCTTTCGAGAGCGATCTGAAGGGGCCGGCCTCCGAGGTCTACCTTCACGAAATGCCCGGGGGGCAGTTTACCAATCTCAAGGAACAAGCACGCTCCCTCGGACTTGAGACGCGTTGGCACGAAGTTGCGCAGACCTATGCGGACGTGAACCAGATGTTCGGTGATATCGTCAAGGTCACTCCGTCCTCCAAGGTTGTCGGGGATATGGCGCTAATGATGGTAAGCCAGGATCTGTCCGTCGCCGATGTGAAAAACCCCGATAAGGATATCGCATTTCCGGATTCGGTGGTGTCGATGATGCGGGGTGATCTCGGACAACCGCCGAAAGGTTGGCCGAAAGACATCCAGACGAAGATTCTGAAAGGCGAAAAGCCATTCACCGAGCGGCCGGGTGCACTTCTGGGGCCCGCAAATCTTGATGCCGAGCGCAAAGAAATCGAGACCAAACTGGAACGGAAGATCAGCGATCAGGAATTCGCTTCGTATCTCATGTACCCCAAAGTGTTCACGGATTTTGCCATAACGCACAATACATATGGACCGACGAGTGTACTGCCGACGCATGTCTACTTTTACGGACTGGCGCAGGAGGAGGAAGTGTTTCTCGATATCGAACGCGGCAAGACACTCGTCGTGCGCAACCAAGCAGTGGGCGAACCCGATGATAAAGGAATGTGTACCGTCTTTTTCGAGATGAATGGTCAGCCGCGCCGTGTGAAGGTGCCGGATCGCGCACGGGCTGGCAGTGGCGCTGGCGTGAGGCGCAAGGCGGAGCTTGGAAATGACAAGCAGGTGGGAGCGCCCATGCCGGGCATTATCTCAACTGTAGGCATTGCGAGTGGACAGAAAGTCAACGCGGGAGATGTCTTGTTGTCTATCGAGGCTATGAAGATGGAGACTGCCTTGCGAGCCGAACGAGATGGCACAATTGTGGAAGTGCATGTGCGTGCCGGCGATCAGATAGACGCAAAGGATCTTCTCGTCGTTTACGAATAG
- a CDS encoding DeoR/GlpR family DNA-binding transcription regulator, with translation MILQRINESGRVLANAVASEFGVSEDSIRRDLRELSEQGLVQRFHGGAARSRSGPRSFQQRARDETAGKKAIAAAAAARIPANTTMLLDSSTTVLEFVHALPRDLQACIITGSPDIASAALDHPCCEVILLGGSLNRLTRSAIGQSTLAEVQSMRVDYCVLGACAVDEELMLRAENYDDARMKLALGQACNEIILLATSEKLVKQAPFAIGPISLVSTLITDRTADRSILERISGMGVEVIVADDQLG, from the coding sequence ATGATCCTTCAAAGGATCAATGAGTCTGGCCGCGTGCTGGCGAATGCGGTTGCATCGGAATTTGGTGTTTCAGAAGACTCCATACGCCGCGATCTTCGGGAATTGTCCGAACAGGGCCTCGTCCAGCGTTTCCACGGAGGCGCTGCCAGAAGCAGATCAGGTCCCCGAAGCTTTCAGCAGCGTGCTCGCGATGAGACCGCCGGCAAGAAGGCAATCGCCGCCGCCGCCGCCGCCCGCATCCCGGCGAACACCACGATGCTTCTCGACTCCAGTACAACGGTGCTGGAGTTTGTTCATGCACTCCCTAGAGACCTTCAGGCATGCATCATCACCGGTTCCCCGGATATCGCTTCGGCGGCGCTCGACCATCCCTGCTGCGAGGTTATTCTTCTGGGTGGAAGCCTAAACCGGCTGACGCGCAGTGCCATCGGGCAATCCACGCTGGCCGAAGTCCAATCGATGCGTGTTGACTATTGTGTTCTCGGTGCATGCGCCGTCGATGAAGAGTTGATGCTACGTGCCGAGAACTACGATGATGCACGCATGAAACTTGCCCTTGGTCAGGCTTGCAATGAGATCATTCTCCTTGCAACAAGCGAAAAGCTTGTTAAGCAGGCTCCCTTTGCCATTGGACCGATATCGCTCGTATCCACCCTTATAACCGACCGGACTGCAGATCGGTCGATTCTGGAGCGAATAAGCGGGATGGGTGTCGAAGTGATCGTCGCAGACGATCAACTCGGGTGA
- a CDS encoding MFS transporter: MDASVYLRKAVYGRWAVACAFFFNGFLVGSWAPQIPVFMVRLGISEFTLGLLILVFGVGALAAMPWCGYLISRFGSRAVVKAFAVFCSFSLLLVALAPNVSTAAPALFLFGAVIGGMDVAMNANAVEVEKKLSRAVMSSSHGFWSLGGFAGGALGGLVIEAHGHLAHALVVTLIAIVLSMATFGYMITEDSPAVQEKHKLEFPTNPLIYLIGLMALFSMVPEGSVLDWAALYLQQERGADIATAGFAFAAFSGTMSIMRFLGDGVRNRFGAVKTLRYSALIGATGMLIASVAPNSWIAILAFAFAGLGIANMVPIAFSAAGNQKGTSSGVALSMVTLMGYSGILVAPSAIGFVGGRTGFGPIYMVLAGLLIVVFLMSNLAKSADVDR, translated from the coding sequence ATGGATGCCTCTGTCTACCTCAGGAAAGCCGTCTATGGCCGGTGGGCCGTCGCCTGCGCGTTTTTCTTCAACGGCTTCCTCGTCGGCAGCTGGGCGCCGCAAATTCCCGTATTTATGGTGCGTCTCGGGATCAGTGAATTCACGCTCGGTTTGCTCATCCTGGTTTTTGGTGTAGGCGCGCTCGCTGCGATGCCGTGGTGTGGTTACCTGATCAGCCGATTTGGATCACGGGCGGTCGTGAAGGCCTTTGCGGTGTTCTGCTCCTTCTCGCTATTGCTCGTCGCTCTCGCTCCAAACGTCTCGACAGCTGCTCCAGCGCTGTTTCTTTTCGGTGCTGTGATTGGCGGCATGGACGTCGCGATGAACGCTAATGCAGTGGAGGTGGAGAAAAAACTTTCGCGGGCGGTAATGTCGTCATCACACGGATTTTGGAGCCTTGGCGGGTTTGCCGGCGGTGCACTGGGCGGATTGGTGATCGAAGCGCATGGCCACTTGGCTCATGCGCTGGTGGTTACGCTGATCGCCATCGTGCTAAGCATGGCAACCTTCGGCTATATGATCACCGAAGACTCGCCTGCGGTACAGGAAAAGCACAAACTTGAGTTCCCGACCAATCCATTGATCTATCTCATCGGATTGATGGCGTTGTTTTCCATGGTACCCGAGGGTTCGGTGCTCGATTGGGCGGCGCTCTATCTTCAGCAGGAGCGTGGCGCAGACATTGCAACCGCCGGTTTCGCCTTCGCCGCTTTTTCCGGAACAATGTCGATCATGCGCTTTCTCGGCGATGGCGTTCGCAACCGCTTCGGTGCAGTGAAAACATTGCGCTATTCGGCACTTATCGGCGCAACCGGCATGTTGATAGCCAGTGTCGCTCCCAATTCCTGGATTGCGATACTTGCATTTGCATTCGCTGGACTTGGTATCGCAAATATGGTCCCAATCGCCTTCTCGGCAGCAGGAAATCAAAAAGGGACGTCTTCCGGGGTGGCGCTCAGCATGGTGACGCTCATGGGCTATTCGGGTATTCTTGTCGCTCCATCGGCCATAGGTTTTGTCGGAGGCAGAACCGGATTCGGACCGATCTATATGGTGCTCGCCGGATTGCTTATCGTTGTGTTCCTGATGTCCAATCTGGCAAAGAGCGCTGATGTTGACCGATAA
- a CDS encoding patatin-like phospholipase family protein, with translation MTKVKSKTINIALQGGGSHGAFTWGVLDRILEDSRLTIEGISGTSAGAMNAVALADGWSHNGAEGARAKLHEFWRAVGRTGQFSPVQRTPWDRFFGNWSVEHGLGYNLFEQFSRLFSPYEFNPFNLNPLRDVVEKEIDFKRVRACSQFKLFVSATNVESGRLRVFSQSELNADVVMASACLPYIFQAVEIDGEPYWDGGYGGNPALYPFFYSSESEDVLLVQINPIERRGTPKTAREITDRIDEITFNAALLREFRSIAFVNSLIKAGRLEHGEYRNIRMHRIDADEALEGLSSSSKINAEWAFLEYLRDLGRAAAGDWLEENFDAVGEHATLDLTGELTPEMSVGLKSHKPGKRVSDFLMQRKKPAVVARRA, from the coding sequence GTGACAAAGGTAAAATCGAAGACAATCAACATCGCCCTGCAAGGCGGTGGTTCGCACGGTGCCTTCACTTGGGGCGTTCTCGACCGCATCCTCGAGGATAGCCGACTGACAATCGAAGGCATATCCGGCACCAGCGCAGGTGCAATGAACGCCGTAGCTCTCGCCGACGGTTGGTCACATAACGGCGCTGAAGGTGCCCGTGCAAAGTTGCACGAATTCTGGCGAGCCGTGGGGCGAACAGGGCAATTCAGCCCGGTTCAGCGCACGCCATGGGATCGATTCTTCGGCAACTGGTCAGTTGAACATGGCCTCGGCTACAACCTGTTTGAACAGTTTTCGCGACTGTTTTCTCCCTACGAGTTCAATCCGTTCAATCTTAACCCCCTAAGGGACGTGGTTGAAAAGGAAATCGATTTCAAACGGGTACGGGCCTGTTCTCAATTCAAGCTCTTCGTTTCCGCGACCAACGTAGAGAGCGGGCGGCTGCGTGTCTTCTCGCAATCGGAACTTAATGCAGACGTGGTCATGGCCTCAGCCTGCCTTCCCTATATTTTTCAGGCAGTGGAAATCGATGGCGAACCCTATTGGGATGGCGGCTATGGCGGCAATCCGGCGCTATACCCGTTCTTCTATTCGAGCGAGAGCGAAGACGTCCTCTTGGTCCAGATCAATCCGATCGAAAGACGCGGCACCCCCAAGACGGCACGCGAAATAACCGATCGTATCGATGAGATTACCTTCAACGCTGCGCTTTTGCGCGAGTTCCGTTCGATTGCATTCGTCAATTCGCTGATTAAAGCCGGGAGGCTGGAGCATGGCGAATACCGCAACATTCGAATGCACCGCATCGACGCCGACGAAGCGCTCGAGGGCCTGTCTTCGTCGTCCAAAATCAACGCCGAATGGGCGTTCCTTGAATATCTGCGCGATCTTGGTCGAGCAGCCGCAGGCGATTGGCTGGAGGAAAATTTCGATGCTGTTGGCGAACACGCTACGCTCGATCTGACCGGCGAGTTGACACCGGAAATGAGCGTCGGACTGAAGTCTCACAAGCCCGGAAAACGCGTGAGCGATTTTCTCATGCAACGGAAAAAGCCCGCCGTCGTCGCCCGGCGCGCTTAA
- a CDS encoding 3-hydroxybutyrate dehydrogenase — MAKKTAVVTGSNSGIGLGSAHALAAAGYNVVINSFTDRPEDHALAREIAEKYGVEVAYIKADMSNGTECRTLIEKAAQTFGNVDVLVNNAGIQFVAPVDEFPTEKWDAIITINLTSAFHTTAAALPYMKKAGWGRIINIASAHGLRASPFKSAYVAAKHGVLGFTKAVALEVAEHHITSNAICPGYVLTPLVEAQIPDQMKAHDMDRETVIREVMLDKQATKEFATVDQIGATVVFLASDAAAQITGTSISVDGGWTAQ; from the coding sequence ATGGCCAAAAAGACCGCAGTCGTTACAGGCTCGAATTCCGGCATTGGGCTCGGTTCCGCGCATGCTCTTGCAGCAGCAGGATACAATGTTGTGATCAACTCATTCACTGACCGGCCCGAAGATCATGCACTTGCCAGGGAAATTGCCGAGAAGTACGGCGTAGAGGTAGCCTATATCAAGGCAGACATGTCGAACGGTACCGAGTGCCGGACCCTGATTGAAAAGGCCGCCCAAACCTTTGGCAATGTCGATGTCCTGGTCAACAATGCCGGAATTCAGTTCGTTGCGCCTGTCGATGAGTTCCCGACGGAAAAGTGGGACGCAATCATCACCATCAATCTGACATCGGCGTTTCATACGACTGCTGCTGCCCTTCCATACATGAAGAAAGCCGGGTGGGGACGCATCATAAATATTGCGTCAGCACATGGGCTTAGGGCCTCGCCATTCAAATCCGCCTATGTCGCGGCCAAGCATGGCGTCCTTGGCTTTACCAAGGCTGTTGCGCTGGAAGTTGCAGAGCATCACATCACGAGTAATGCAATCTGTCCCGGTTACGTGCTTACGCCGCTCGTCGAGGCGCAGATACCTGATCAGATGAAAGCGCATGATATGGATCGTGAGACCGTTATCCGCGAGGTCATGCTCGACAAGCAGGCTACCAAGGAGTTTGCGACTGTGGATCAGATTGGCGCAACCGTCGTATTCCTCGCCAGCGACGCCGCCGCGCAGATCACCGGAACCTCCATATCCGTCGATGGTGGCTGGACAGCGCAGTGA
- a CDS encoding RNA-binding S4 domain-containing protein, with protein sequence MVGSASNHGSTRQRIDKWLFFARVVRSRALAAKLVSGGNVRSNKDKIDQPSHGVKPGDVLTITLDRRILVYKVVSGGTRRGPAEEARTLYEDISPPPPAKDGITALDGLPKRDAGSGRPTKRERRQVDRLMQSDDDNSG encoded by the coding sequence ATGGTGGGCTCAGCCTCAAATCATGGAAGTACAAGGCAGCGCATTGACAAATGGCTATTCTTCGCCCGAGTGGTCAGATCCCGGGCCCTCGCAGCCAAGCTTGTCTCTGGCGGCAATGTGCGGTCGAACAAAGACAAAATTGATCAGCCATCGCACGGCGTGAAGCCCGGGGATGTCCTGACGATCACACTTGATCGGCGTATTCTCGTCTACAAAGTGGTCTCTGGTGGAACACGCCGGGGTCCGGCCGAAGAAGCGCGGACGTTGTACGAGGACATCTCGCCGCCACCTCCAGCCAAAGACGGCATCACTGCTCTTGACGGATTACCCAAGCGCGATGCGGGCAGCGGCCGCCCGACAAAACGTGAACGCCGGCAGGTTGACCGGTTGATGCAGAGCGACGACGACAATTCCGGGTGA